Genomic DNA from Streptococcus uberis:
GATATAAAGTACTGATAATCGGCAATGGCGATGACCTGTGGGAGGTGAGATATGGCCAAGACTTGACTATTGTGACCAATTTTGTAAATTTTTTGAGCAATGGCTTGAGCAACCCTACCAGAAACACCTGTATCTACTTCGTCAAAAACAATACTTGTCTTATCTTCTTTTCTCGAAATAGCTGACTTGATGGCTAACATTAGACGTGACAATTCTCCACCTGATGCGACTTTAACAAGAGGTTTAAAACCTTCCCCAGGATTGGTTGAAATGTAAAATTCAATAGTCTCATTGCCACTTTGACTAAACTTAGCCTTGGAAAACACCACTCTAAAAGCAGCTTTTTCCATATATAGTTCTTTCAATTCCTGTTGGATGATTGTCTCTAGAGCACTTGCCAACTGATGTCTTTCAAGACTTAGTTCTTCAGAAACTGTGATTAACTCTTTCTCCAGCTTCTTCAAATCAATTTCCAAGGTATTTGTAGAGGATTCATTACCTGTTAGTAATTTGTATTCTTTTTCGATATTACTGTAATAATCTAAGACATCATCAACACTACCTCCATATTTGCGCGTCAAACTGTAGATGACGTCTAATCTCTTTTCAATATCAAAGAGTCGACTAGCATCAAAGTCAAGATCTTCAAGAACGACGGATAATTCCTTGTTGACGTCCTCCAAAATGTAATAAGCATCAGTTAATGATGAAGCTAAGGTCTTATAGTTTGGATCAAAATCCTCTATGCTTAATAAGTCATTCATAGCAGAGCGCAGATTTGCAAGGCTTGAAAAATCATCATTATCTAACATAGTAGAAGCATTGGATAAGGTATCCACAATATGTTTGTGGTTCAGTAAGCGATCCCGTTCCTGATTCAATGCTTGATCTTCACCTTTTTGTAAATCAACCGCTTCTATTTCAGCTAATTGAAAAGCTAGCATTTCAATTCGTTCTCTATGTTCTTGCTCATTTTTTTGCTTTTCAATCACACGTTTTCGAATAAGCTTGTAATCGTTAAAAAGTGATTGATAACGCCTTTTTAAAGATTGAAATGCGTCATTTCCAAAGGCATCTAAAATAGATTGATGGTGAGAGGCTCTCATCAACTCTTCCTGGTCATGTTGACCATGAATATCAACGAGATAATGGCCAACTTCTTTCAAGGTACTTAAAGTTACCATTTGACCATTAATGCGACTAACGCTACGCCCATTAGCAAAGATATCACGACGAATAACCAAGTCATCTGAAACGTCAATGCCATTCTTTTCTAAGATGCTTTTGATTTCATTTTTTCGATCAAGTGAAAAGAAACCTTCAATTTCAGCCTTCTCTGTACCATGTCTAATGACATCTGTACTGGCTCTTGCACCTAGCATCATATTCATAGCGTCTATGATGATAGATTTTCCCGCTCCAGTTTCTCCAGTTAGAACAGTCATACCATTCTCGAAATTTAAGGATATTTCTTCAATAATGGCAAAATTCTTTATCGAAATTTCTAATAACATCCCTGTCCCCAATCTATTAGGATTTAGTAGCCATCCATTCAGCCACTGCTTCTCGAATGAGATCTGTATCTGCTTCAGTGTGTGTAATGATGAAGATACTGTCATCATCAGCTATAATACTAAAAATGTTTTCTGAAAAATCATCTAGTAAGTGACGCTTAATAACCATTGCATTTCCAGGAACCACTTTTAAATAGATATGGTTACGCAACTGCTCATGCTTAGGTGAAAGATGTAAAATGGTACTCTTAATGGATAGGGGTCTCTGATTTAACTTTTTGCCACTATCCTGTGATAATCCATAAATATATGGACCTGAACCTGATGGGATCTTAACAATACCTATTTCATTCATATCACGTGAAATAGTTGCTTGTGTTAATTCCAATCCTTGCTCTCTTAAAAGAGCCAATAGTTCGTGCTGCGTTTCAATATCATGAGATAAAACAATTTTTTTAATTAAGTCTAGTCGTTCACTTTTCTTCATGCTTATCAAATTCCTTATGTGCTTTTTCTACGAGTTCTTCTATTTGCCTATCCTCCACTTGTTGACTTGGAGTCTTCTTAACTAGGTACATTAAAAATTCTATATTGCCATGACCACCTTGAATAGGAGAAAAATCTAGGCCTTGAACCTCAAATCCAAAATTATTGGCAAAATGAGTCACTTCTTTAATCACTTTTTGATGAACTTGCTTGTCTTTGACAATCCCATTTTTTCCCACAAAATCTCTTCCTGCTTCAAATTGAGGCTTGATTAAAGCAACAACTTCACCCTGATCCTGAAGAATCTTATGTAATGCTGGTAGAATCAAGTTCAAGGAAATAAAGGAAACATCAATGCTTGCAAACTCAGGCCTACCCTTATCAAAATCTGCTAGTTGGGCATACCTAAAATTATATTGTTCCATGCTTTGAACCCGTTGATCTTGTCTGAGTTTCCAAACCAGTTGATTGGTTCCGACGTCAACCGCATATACGAGCTTAGCCCCTGATTGCAACATGACATCTGTAAAACCACCCGTTGAAGCACCGATGTCAATAGCGACTTTGTCTTCAACAGAAAGATTAAAAACTTTCAATGCCTTCTCGAGTTTGAGGCCACCTCGACTAACATATTTTAATTTTTCACCCTTAACTTTAAGTTCGATAGTATCGTCTATTTTTTCACCTGGCTTGTCAAAACGTTCACCATTTAGGACAGAAATGACCAATCCTGCCATGACACCACGCTTTGCCTGTTCACGTGTTTCAAACAAGCCTTGTCTATGCGCTAATACATCCACTCTTTCCTTAGGCATCTAATCTTAACCTTTCTATCAATGACAGTA
This window encodes:
- the recN gene encoding DNA repair protein RecN; protein product: MLLEISIKNFAIIEEISLNFENGMTVLTGETGAGKSIIIDAMNMMLGARASTDVIRHGTEKAEIEGFFSLDRKNEIKSILEKNGIDVSDDLVIRRDIFANGRSVSRINGQMVTLSTLKEVGHYLVDIHGQHDQEELMRASHHQSILDAFGNDAFQSLKRRYQSLFNDYKLIRKRVIEKQKNEQEHRERIEMLAFQLAEIEAVDLQKGEDQALNQERDRLLNHKHIVDTLSNASTMLDNDDFSSLANLRSAMNDLLSIEDFDPNYKTLASSLTDAYYILEDVNKELSVVLEDLDFDASRLFDIEKRLDVIYSLTRKYGGSVDDVLDYYSNIEKEYKLLTGNESSTNTLEIDLKKLEKELITVSEELSLERHQLASALETIIQQELKELYMEKAAFRVVFSKAKFSQSGNETIEFYISTNPGEGFKPLVKVASGGELSRLMLAIKSAISRKEDKTSIVFDEVDTGVSGRVAQAIAQKIYKIGHNSQVLAISHLPQVIAIADYQYFISKESKEETTISTVRLLTDEERVEEIAKMIAGNDVTDTARTQARDLLRKD
- a CDS encoding arginine repressor, which produces MKKSERLDLIKKIVLSHDIETQHELLALLREQGLELTQATISRDMNEIGIVKIPSGSGPYIYGLSQDSGKKLNQRPLSIKSTILHLSPKHEQLRNHIYLKVVPGNAMVIKRHLLDDFSENIFSIIADDDSIFIITHTEADTDLIREAVAEWMATKS
- a CDS encoding TlyA family RNA methyltransferase, which gives rise to MPKERVDVLAHRQGLFETREQAKRGVMAGLVISVLNGERFDKPGEKIDDTIELKVKGEKLKYVSRGGLKLEKALKVFNLSVEDKVAIDIGASTGGFTDVMLQSGAKLVYAVDVGTNQLVWKLRQDQRVQSMEQYNFRYAQLADFDKGRPEFASIDVSFISLNLILPALHKILQDQGEVVALIKPQFEAGRDFVGKNGIVKDKQVHQKVIKEVTHFANNFGFEVQGLDFSPIQGGHGNIEFLMYLVKKTPSQQVEDRQIEELVEKAHKEFDKHEEK